In Poecilia reticulata strain Guanapo linkage group LG1, Guppy_female_1.0+MT, whole genome shotgun sequence, one genomic interval encodes:
- the lgsn gene encoding lengsin: MNDSEDFKESPSRSKDQTDGTKMSLGKEEKGVKVTKKYIPMMGQSCRGGDPSPDQCLTSSEMPSAPLPVSASGPQDEDLRLEERPHKEDWMKDESSQTKVSFGGLGVHQQTMEELKSILRDSHLLSVRGREEGKPGSPFTYLHGSSSGGGVGRERRGDDDNPHRAFSTFKPQSDASRRGGSSRESTPIHLPPAVDASSSIRSAAKTNRQPGVRIYAHSGSRAWGETGDSDNDNKAVEFSSNLRFFSAMEQIKQQIARENINFVRFEATDLHGVSRSKTVPVRFFHEKAIYGVPMPRSYLELTLSPQSNEVDHANTASFSSDVLLIPDLSTFRVLPWAEQTARVICDPCTITGSPLRTSPRLIAKQLLGQLQSLGFSLHSSFTYECCVLGAPDRIGPKTLLFPATTLLSNHDLPFFQQLVDSMYCMGADIDSIASASGPGQMEINLRPEFGIAAADSAFTFRTGIKEMARKHSYIASFFTDDGLYNAGVLSHSLWDANGRRSLFQSGEKEVDLSEIGRKWLAGLLTHSAALSCLMSPGLGCRSHIAKTIKDPKRVLYATCGCNDNSSSFNIKCHGGRETHIDNKLGSAMANPYIVLAATTAAGLDGIRRNLNIENILNKTPGQQREFAIPVKLDNALEALAEDHVICSALGEPFVQYFIAMKKFEIETQELDDERNKCLEYFI; encoded by the exons ATGAATGACTCTGAAGATTTCAAG gagaGTCCCAGCAGAAGCAAAGACCAAACAGATGGAACAAAAATGAGTCTAGGCAAAGAAGAGAAAGGAGTTAAAGTAACTAAGAAGTATATACCTATGATGGGTCaaagctgcagaggaggagatCCATCTCCTGACCAATGTTTGACCAGTTCTGAAATGCCGTCAGCACCTCTTCCAGTTTCTGCATCTGGTCCTCAAGATGAAGATCTGCGACTGGAGGAACGTCCACATAAGGAGGACTGGATGAAGGACGAATCATCCCAGACTAAGGTGTCGTTTGGTGGACTGGGTGTCCACCAGCAGACcatggaggagctgaagagcaTCCTGAGGGACAGTCATCTGCTCAGCGTGCgagggagagaggaggggaagcCAGGAAGTCCGTTTACGTACCTCCATgggagcagcagcggcggcggtgTAGGACGCGAGAGACGGGGGGACGATGACAACCCTCACAGGGCGTTCAGCACCTTCAAACCTCAGTCTGATGCTTCCAGAAGGGGGGGCAGCTCCAGAGAAAGTACGCCTATTCATCTGCCCCCCGCTGTGGATGCATCCAGCTCAATCAGGTCTGCTGCCAAAACAAATAGGCAGCCTGGAGTCAGGATCTACGCACATTCAGGCAGCAGAGCCTGGGGAGAGACGGGAGATTCAG ATAACGACAACAAAGCCGTTGAATTCTCCAGCAACTTGAGGTTTTTCTCAGCCATGGAACAAATCAAGCAGCAGATCGCCAGAGAAAACATCAACTTCGTCCGTTTTGAGGCCACCGACCTCCACGGAGTGTCGCGGTCCAAGACGGTGCCTGTCCGCTTCTTCCAT GAGAAAGCAATATATGGGGTTCCCATGCCAAGAAGCTATTTGGAGCTGACCCTGAGCCCGCAGAGCAACGAAGTGGACCACGCCAACACCGCTAGCTTCAGCAGTGATGTTCTTCTGATCCCTGACCTTTCAACTTTCAGAGTCCTGCCTTGGGCTGAGCAGACAGCACGGGTCATATGTGATCCATGCACCATAACAGGAAGCCCCCTCCGCACCTCGCCTCGCCTTATAGCGAAGCAGCTGCTCGGTCAGCTCCAGAGCCTGGGATTCTCCCTGCACTCATCCTTCACCTACGAGTGCTGTGTTCTGGGAGCGCCGGACAGAATCGGACCCAAGACGCTCCTGTTCCCTGCCACCACGCTGCTGAGCAACCACGACCTCCCGTTCTTCCAGCAACTGGTGGACAGCATGTACTGCATGGGTGCAGACATCGACAGCATCGCCTCTGCTAGTGGACCCGGCCAGATGGAGATCAATTTGAGGCCGGAGTTTGGGATCGCGGCTGCAGACAGCGCCTTTACCTTCCGCACTGGCATTAAAGAAATGGCTCGTAAGCACAGCTACATCGCCAGCTTTTTTACCGATGACGGCCTGTATAACGCCGGTGTGCTCTCCCATAGCCTATGGGACGCTAATGGGCGGCGCAGTCTCTTCCAGAGTGGCGAAAAGGAAGTAGATCTGTCTGAGATTGGTAGAAAATGGCTGGCGGGACTTCTCACCCACTCTGCAGCGCTCAGCTGCCTGATGTCACCCGGCCTGGGCTGCCGGAGCCACATCGCCAAAACCATCAAAGACCCCAAGCGAGTTCTGTATGCCACGTGTGGCTGCAATGACAACAGCAGTTCCTTTAATATCAAATGTCATGGCGGGAGGGAGACGCACATCGACAACAAGCTAGGCTCAGCTATGGCGAACCCTTACATTGTCCTGGCTGCTACGACGGCCGCAGGACTGGACGGCATCAGGAGAAACCTGAACATTGAGAACATTCTGAACAAAACTCCCGGCCAGCAGAGGGAGTTTGCCATTCCCGTGAAGCTGGACAACGCGCTGGAGGCGTTGGCGGAGGATCACGTCATCTGCAGTGCCCTCGGAGAGCCGTTTGTTCAATACTTCATCGCCATGAAGAAGTTTGAGATCGAGACCCAAGAGCTGGACGACGAGAGGAACAAGTGCCTAGAGTATTTCATTTGA